One window from the genome of Methyloradius palustris encodes:
- a CDS encoding ribokinase — protein MRLFVVGSFIQACCWRLPRLPVAGETLTASALHIEAGGKGLNVAVGAKRLGAEVDLLLAIGHDVAGDHLLEVLQGEIIDSKHVHRFAENSGHGVGLLDEHGQNMIVIYPGANQLLNSEHVQSAAKALMEADMVYAQLEVNIEAVSAAFVMAKQAGVQTMLNPSPWQPLSTQLLANTDILVVNEVEAVDLLSLTMPLEKVSLEASTAQLQPAIETFWHSWSGSLLVVTLGALGSIAFQRTQAPIQVAAFEVGALDSIGAGDAFASGLCVALNGNQCLKQALTFANACGAIVASKSGVLNALPTAATVATFLESATAVSA, from the coding sequence ATGCGGCTTTTTGTTGTGGGGAGTTTTATTCAGGCTTGTTGTTGGCGGTTGCCACGCTTGCCAGTTGCTGGTGAAACCCTCACGGCAAGTGCTTTACATATTGAAGCGGGCGGTAAAGGTTTAAATGTAGCAGTGGGCGCGAAACGGCTGGGTGCTGAAGTGGACTTGCTGCTTGCCATCGGTCATGACGTAGCTGGTGACCATTTGTTGGAGGTTTTGCAGGGTGAAATAATCGATAGCAAACATGTTCACAGATTTGCCGAAAACTCTGGGCACGGCGTTGGACTGCTCGATGAACATGGTCAGAATATGATAGTGATTTATCCTGGAGCGAATCAATTGCTCAATAGCGAGCATGTCCAGTCGGCAGCAAAGGCGTTGATGGAAGCGGACATGGTCTATGCCCAGCTTGAAGTAAATATAGAGGCTGTAAGCGCAGCTTTTGTGATGGCAAAACAAGCTGGTGTGCAGACCATGTTGAACCCCTCGCCTTGGCAGCCACTATCCACCCAGTTGTTAGCCAATACGGATATTCTGGTTGTGAATGAAGTGGAAGCGGTGGACTTGTTATCTCTCACCATGCCGCTCGAAAAAGTAAGCCTTGAGGCTAGCACTGCGCAATTACAGCCAGCGATAGAAACATTCTGGCATAGTTGGTCAGGTAGTTTGCTTGTTGTGACGCTTGGCGCTTTGGGTAGTATTGCGTTTCAGCGAACTCAAGCGCCCATTCAGGTGGCAGCTTTTGAAGTGGGCGCTTTAGATAGCATAGGCGCTGGCGATGCATTTGCCAGTGGCTTATGTGTTGCTCTAAATGGTAATCAGTGTTTGAAACAAGCACTAACTTTTGCCAATGCCTGTGGTGCAATCGTTGCCTCAAAATCAGGCGTATTAAACGCCTTACCTACTGCTGCAACAGTAGCAACATTTCTTGAGTCTGCTACGGCAGTTAGCGCGTAA
- a CDS encoding gamma carbonic anhydrase family protein: MGITKNNIENHPIESYQGHQPVIGERVFMHPSATVIGEVELADDVSIWPGVVIRGDVNHINIGVGSNIQDLSILHVSHKSSWDPAGAPLIIGNHVTVGHKVILHGCTIEDECLIGMGSIVMDKVVVQKHVLVGAGSLVPEGKVLESGHLYLGSPVRKVRKLTDQELAHFMYSAEHYMRLKNNYINEPSGQ, from the coding sequence ATGGGCATCACTAAAAATAATATTGAAAATCACCCTATTGAAAGCTATCAAGGGCATCAGCCTGTGATTGGCGAGCGTGTGTTCATGCATCCATCTGCTACCGTAATTGGTGAAGTAGAGCTTGCGGATGATGTATCAATCTGGCCAGGGGTGGTAATACGCGGTGATGTAAACCATATCAATATAGGTGTGGGCAGCAATATTCAGGATTTATCCATCTTGCATGTCAGCCATAAATCGAGTTGGGATCCAGCAGGCGCCCCCCTCATCATTGGCAACCATGTAACGGTTGGCCACAAAGTGATTTTGCATGGTTGTACGATTGAGGATGAATGCTTGATTGGCATGGGCAGCATAGTCATGGATAAAGTTGTTGTGCAGAAACATGTGTTAGTGGGCGCTGGTAGCTTGGTGCCAGAGGGCAAGGTTCTAGAAAGTGGGCATCTATATCTCGGTAGCCCAGTGCGCAAGGTACGCAAATTAACGGACCAAGAGTTGGCTCATTTTATGTATTCGGCAGAGCACTATATGCGGCTTAAGAATAACTATATTAACGAACCATCTGGACAATAA
- a CDS encoding sulfite exporter TauE/SafE family protein encodes MIELSLIGAFLVGLLGGGHCAGMCGGIVAAVTMTLPKSRPKIGFLLAYNVGRISSYALVGVLAGAIGASSFFLEHVLPIERILYGLASVMLIVLGLYLAGIWQGVTKLEKVGSIIWKRLQPLSKRFLPVTTISQAFLLGTIWGWLPCGLVYSVLVAALATGSPTEGGMLMLAFGLGTLPVLLAMGMAAVGLKTWLQNIWVRRVSGLLVLGSGVVGLIRLFN; translated from the coding sequence ATGATTGAGTTAAGTTTAATTGGCGCGTTTTTAGTGGGATTACTCGGCGGTGGCCACTGTGCGGGCATGTGCGGCGGCATTGTCGCTGCGGTTACCATGACATTGCCAAAAAGCCGCCCCAAGATCGGGTTTTTGCTTGCTTACAATGTGGGGCGTATCAGTAGCTATGCTTTGGTGGGTGTGCTCGCCGGTGCGATAGGCGCTTCCAGCTTTTTTCTTGAGCATGTACTGCCGATTGAACGCATATTGTATGGCTTGGCCAGTGTGATGTTGATTGTGCTTGGTTTGTACCTTGCAGGTATCTGGCAAGGCGTTACCAAGCTGGAAAAAGTCGGCAGTATCATCTGGAAAAGATTGCAGCCATTATCCAAACGATTTTTACCCGTAACTACTATTTCACAGGCTTTTCTGCTCGGAACCATATGGGGTTGGTTGCCATGCGGATTGGTCTATAGCGTATTAGTAGCGGCGCTTGCAACGGGTAGCCCTACTGAGGGTGGCATGCTGATGCTGGCATTTGGTCTCGGCACGCTACCAGTATTGCTGGCGATGGGGATGGCAGCGGTGGGTTTAAAAACCTGGCTGCAGAATATTTGGGTCAGGCGAGTGAGTGGCTTGCTAGTCTTGGGGTCTGGGGTGGTTGGCTTAATACGGCTATTTAATTAG
- the metW gene encoding methionine biosynthesis protein MetW, with product MTNTQINFVEAAKKRRDFALIAKWIKPSAKVLDLGCGDGALLGYLRDTLEVRGYGVEKDDNNWLASMKNGVDVIQMDLESGLSGFDDQSFDVVILSQTLQAVQNTEHIVQEMLRVGREAIVTFPNFGYWKLRAQLTAGQMPVSDVLPYQWYDTPNVHLCTIKDFDEFCEKHNIHVKERFVLTEGKPISFMPNLLGSLAMYRMQTN from the coding sequence ATGACCAACACCCAAATAAATTTTGTTGAAGCCGCAAAAAAACGTAGGGATTTTGCGCTAATCGCAAAATGGATAAAACCCAGCGCCAAAGTACTAGATCTTGGTTGCGGTGATGGCGCCTTGCTTGGTTACCTGCGCGATACATTAGAAGTGCGCGGCTATGGCGTAGAAAAAGACGACAACAACTGGCTGGCCAGCATGAAGAATGGTGTAGATGTCATTCAGATGGATTTGGAATCAGGGCTTTCCGGTTTTGATGACCAATCTTTCGATGTCGTCATTCTTTCGCAGACCCTGCAGGCTGTACAGAACACCGAACATATCGTGCAAGAGATGTTGCGTGTTGGCCGCGAGGCGATTGTGACTTTCCCCAACTTTGGCTACTGGAAACTACGCGCACAACTAACAGCTGGGCAAATGCCTGTTTCAGATGTGCTGCCTTACCAGTGGTATGACACTCCAAATGTGCATCTTTGCACCATCAAGGACTTTGACGAATTCTGCGAAAAGCACAATATTCATGTGAAAGAGCGCTTTGTACTGACTGAAGGTAAACCCATCAGCTTTATGCCAAATCTATTGGGTAGTTTGGCCATGTACCGCATGCAAACTAATTAA
- a CDS encoding GntR family transcriptional regulator: MTRPASSSAISSSDALISKLRLDNKTSEPYYQQLIRRIQTLIKSGELQPGLSLPAERVLAQSLRVSRTTIKRCYDELRKSGQLSTHGRGGTAIRQPAKISPTLGKLKGFVDEMHEMGMTATTRLIEQKIVTDSTIANLFNRPQDSKFLRLVRVRLGDGIPMSRETAWYDLSLAPKIADWSSNGSMYAFLQKECGIDLAWAEQSIEAVMSSREETKVFEFSESGPCLLFKRSSYTAEDTLVEYVEGTFRGDAYNYKIKLSV; encoded by the coding sequence TTGACTCGCCCAGCCTCAAGCAGTGCCATTAGCAGTAGCGATGCACTGATCAGTAAACTCCGCCTCGACAACAAAACTTCAGAACCCTATTACCAACAACTGATACGCCGTATTCAAACGCTGATTAAAAGTGGTGAGTTACAGCCTGGCCTTAGCTTACCGGCAGAGCGAGTGCTCGCACAATCATTGCGCGTAAGCCGTACCACCATCAAGCGTTGCTACGATGAGTTGCGTAAATCTGGCCAACTCAGCACCCATGGTCGCGGCGGTACAGCCATCAGGCAACCCGCAAAAATCAGCCCCACACTTGGCAAGCTCAAAGGGTTTGTGGATGAAATGCACGAAATGGGCATGACAGCCACCACGCGCCTAATCGAGCAAAAAATCGTCACAGATAGCACCATTGCAAATTTATTCAATCGCCCTCAAGACAGTAAATTCCTGCGTTTGGTCAGAGTACGATTAGGCGATGGCATCCCCATGTCACGCGAAACCGCTTGGTACGATTTAAGCCTTGCGCCAAAAATCGCGGACTGGAGCAGCAATGGCTCAATGTATGCGTTCTTACAAAAAGAATGTGGAATTGATCTGGCCTGGGCTGAACAATCCATTGAGGCTGTAATGAGCTCGCGCGAAGAAACCAAAGTGTTTGAGTTTAGTGAGTCTGGCCCCTGCCTGCTATTCAAGCGCAGCTCATATACTGCAGAAGACACTTTAGTTGAATACGTTGAAGGCACCTTCAGGGGTGATGCTTACAACTACAAAATCAAGTTGAGCGTATAG
- the metX gene encoding homoserine O-succinyltransferase MetX has protein sequence MSDSTSIGIVTPQVAHFSEPLALKSGEVLPQFDLIYETYGTLNADKSNAVIICHALAGNHHVAGIHKVDDKHPGWWDNLIGPGRPLDTDRFFVIGLNNLGGCHGSTGPSSINPFTQKQWGANFPVLTVEDWVASQARLISYLGIEKLAAVVGGSLGGMQALQWTLSFPERVAHSLVIASAPNLTAQNMAFNEVARQAIITDPEFHGGDYYEHGVVPRRGLRIARMLGHITYLSDDAMGAKFGRKLRGDEIKYSFDVEFEMESYLRYQGDKFAGEFDANTYLRMTRALDYFDPAFDFGGDLAAAFKRAKAKFLVISFTSDWRFAPARSREIVQALLDNQLSVSYAEVTAPYGHDAFLMPDPHYHAILRAYLKKIRFGE, from the coding sequence ATGTCAGATTCAACATCTATCGGTATTGTCACACCACAGGTCGCGCACTTCAGTGAGCCGCTCGCGCTTAAAAGCGGCGAGGTGCTGCCGCAATTTGATCTCATCTACGAGACATACGGCACGCTGAATGCAGATAAATCGAATGCCGTGATCATCTGCCACGCACTTGCAGGCAACCACCATGTCGCAGGCATTCATAAAGTGGATGACAAGCACCCAGGCTGGTGGGATAACCTCATCGGCCCGGGCAGGCCGTTGGATACTGATCGCTTTTTCGTTATCGGCCTCAATAATCTGGGCGGCTGTCACGGCAGCACAGGGCCTTCCAGTATCAACCCCTTCACGCAAAAACAATGGGGCGCTAACTTCCCGGTACTGACAGTTGAAGACTGGGTGGCTTCACAAGCCCGTCTAATCAGCTACCTCGGCATCGAAAAACTGGCTGCCGTCGTTGGTGGCAGCTTGGGTGGTATGCAGGCTTTGCAGTGGACATTGAGCTTTCCTGAACGCGTTGCGCATTCACTGGTAATCGCCTCTGCGCCGAACCTGACTGCGCAGAACATGGCTTTCAACGAAGTCGCCCGCCAAGCCATTATTACCGACCCAGAATTTCATGGTGGCGACTACTACGAACACGGTGTTGTGCCACGCCGCGGCTTGCGCATCGCCCGTATGCTCGGCCACATCACCTATTTATCAGATGATGCCATGGGTGCAAAGTTTGGGCGCAAACTACGTGGCGACGAAATCAAATACAGCTTTGATGTTGAGTTTGAGATGGAATCATACTTGCGCTATCAAGGCGATAAATTCGCAGGCGAGTTTGATGCCAATACCTACTTACGCATGACGCGCGCGCTGGATTATTTTGACCCCGCGTTCGATTTTGGTGGCGACTTGGCCGCCGCATTCAAACGCGCTAAAGCCAAATTCCTGGTCATTTCATTCACCAGCGACTGGCGATTTGCGCCAGCGCGCTCACGCGAAATTGTGCAGGCGTTGCTCGATAACCAACTATCAGTCAGCTATGCAGAAGTCACCGCCCCTTATGGTCATGATGCGTTCCTGATGCCAGACCCGCATTACCATGCAATATTGCGCGCTTATTTAAAGAAAATTAGATTCGGGGAATAA